A single window of Hemibagrus wyckioides isolate EC202008001 linkage group LG28, SWU_Hwy_1.0, whole genome shotgun sequence DNA harbors:
- the srsf7a gene encoding serine and arginine rich splicing factor 7a yields MSYSSRSSLDCKVYVGDLGNGAAKGELERAFSYYGPLRSVWVARNPPGFAFVEYEDSRDAEDAVKGMDGKMLCGARIRVEMSNGMSRKSRFGRPSRRQFDPNDRCYQCGETGHYAYDCYRYSKRGGRRSRSRSRSRSRGRRHHSRSRSYERRYRSPSYSRRRSRSASPGRSRSRTPVRRSRSPVRRSRSPARRSRTPVRRTSRSRSHSRSRSGSRQRARSASRSRSRSRSRSISKKRDSRSRSVSPRKSPTPDAD; encoded by the exons ATGTCTTACTCGTCACGCAGTTCCCTGGACTGTAAGGTGTACGTGGGTGACCTGGGCAATGGTGCGGCGAAGGGTGAGCTGGAGCGCGCCTTCAGCTACTACGGGCCTCTGCGGAGCGTCTGGGTGGCACGCAACCCTCCGGGCTTCGCTTTTGTCGAGTATGAAGACTCCAGAGACGCAGAGGACGCTGTGAAGGGCATGGATGGCAA AATGCTCTGCGGGGCCCGCATCCGTGTCGAGATGTCAAATGGAATGTCCCGGAAGTCCCGCTTCGGCCGGCCAAGCCGCAGGCAGTTTGATCCTAACGACCGCTGCTACCAGTGCGGAGAGACAGGTCACTACGCTTACGACTGCTACCGCTACAGCAAGAGAGGCGGCAGACGCAGCAG GTCTCGCTCTCGGTCCAGATCTCGCGGCCGTCGCCACCACTCTCGCAGCCGCAGCTACGAGCG gagaTATCGCTCTCCATCCTACTCCAGAAGGCGAAGCAG gtCGGCGTCCCCAGGCCGCTCCAGATCCCGAACCCCAGTTCGTCGCTCTCGTTCCCCTGTGCGCCGCTCCAGAAGTCCTGCCAGGAGGTCCAGAACGCCAGTCCGCAGGACCAG TCGCTCACGTTCTCATTCACGTTCCCGCTCCGGCTCCAGACAGAGAGCGCGCAGCGCATCCAGATCGAGATCCAGATCTCGTTCTCGCTCCATAAGCAAGAAAAGAGACAG ccgCTCTAGATCCGTCAGCCCGAGAAAGAGCCCGACGCCTGACGCAGACTGA
- the hnrnpl gene encoding heterogeneous nuclear ribonucleoprotein L, whose protein sequence is MAAATSRYYSEGGRATKRQKTDSDGMTTEVYEDPHKPLPSLVVHIRGLVDGITESDLVEALREFGTISYVVLMPNKRQALVEYEDMGGSCNAVTYANDNQVYIAGRPCYINYSTSQKISRPGDSGDAPSVNNILLFTIMNPIYPITTDVLYTICNNCGPVQRIVIFRKNGVQAMVEFDSVQSAQRAKASLNGADIYSGCCTLKIEYAKPTRLNVFKNDQDTWDYTNPSLSGQDADSDGNWNSSQDPTTNPNKRQRQPALLGDHPPEYGGPQSGYGHYDETYGPPPPHYEGRRMGPPLGRTRGGPRYGGPQYGHGPPPDYAAQADSPVIMVYGLDPFKINADRIFNVFCLYGNVERVKFMKSKPGAAMVEMGDCYAVERAISHLNHTMLFGQKLNICVSKQQAIIPGQSYQLEDGSTSFKDFHGSRNNRFSTPEQAAKNRIQRPSNVLHFFNGQPDSSTEIFAQISEELAIKPPNSVKLFTGKSERSASGLLEWESINDAMEALSVMNHYQMKNPTGPYPFTLKLCFSTAQNAN, encoded by the exons ATGGCTGCCGCAACGAGTCGCTACTATAGTGAGGGTGGAAGGGCCACTAAAAGGCAAAAAACGGACAGCGACGGAATGACCACg gaGGTTTATGAGGACCCTCATAAGCCCCTGCCCTCTCTGGTGGTGCACATCAGGGGTCTGGTGGACGGCATTACCGAGTCTGACCTGGTGGAGGCGCTGCGCGAGTTCGGCACCATCAG ctatGTGGTGCTGATGCCGAACAAGCGTCAGGCCCTGGTGGAGTATGAGGACATGGGCGGCTCATGCAATGCTGTGACGTATGCCAATGACAACCAGGTGTACATTGCTGGTCGTCCCTGCTATATCAACTATTCCACCAGCCAGAAAATCTCTCGACCCGGGGACTCGGGTGACGCCCCCAGTGTTAACAACATCCTGCTCTTCACCATCATGAACCCCATCTACCCTATTACCACG GACGTGTTGTATACCATCTGTAATAACTGCGGCCCTGTGCAGAGGATTGTGATCTTCAGGAAGAACGGCGTCCAGGCCATGGTGGAAT TTGATTCAGTCCAAAGTGCTCAAAGAGCAAAAGCATCACTCAATGGAGCCGATATCTACTCCGGCTGCTGCACCCTCAAGATCGAGTATGCCAAG CCGACTCGACTTAACGTGTTCAAGAATGATCAGGACACTTGGGATTACACCAACCCAAGTCTGAGTGGCCAAG ATGCTGATTCAGATGGCAATTGGAACAGTTCTCAAG ACCCCACCACAAATCCAAACAAGCGCCAGAGGCAGCCAGCTCTGCTTGGAGACCACCCACCCGAATATG GTGGTCCCCAGAGTGGTTATGGTCACTACGACGAAACTTACGGTCCTCCTCCTCCACATTATGAGGGCCGGAGGATGGGGCCACCTCTGGGCCGGACCCGTGGCGGACCTCGTTACGGAGGCCCTCAGTATGGTCACGGCCCTCCCCCCGACTACGCTGCTCAGGCAGACTCTCCGGTCATCATGGTTTACGGTCTTGACCCTTTCAAGATTAATGCAGACCGCATTTTCAACGTCTTCTGTCTTTATGGCAATGTTGAGCGG GTGAAGTTCATGAAGAGTAAGCCTGGTGCTGCAATGGTGGAGATGGGGGACTGTTACGCAGTGGAGAGAGCTATCTCCCATCTCAACCACACCATGCTCTTTGGACAGAAACTCAACATTTG CGTGTCGAAACAGCAGGCTATAATCCCTGGCCAGTCATACCAGCTGGAGGATGGCAGTACTAGCTTCAAGGATTTCCATGGCAGCAGGAACAACCGCTTCAGCACCCCTGAACAGGCAGCCAAGAACCGCATCCAGAGGCCCAGTAACGTCCTGCACTTCTTTAACGGGCAGCCGGACAGCTCAACAGAGATCTTCGCCCAG ATCTCTGAAGAGCTTGCCATCAAGCCCCCAAACAGTGTCAAACTTTTCACAGGAAAAA GTGAGAGGAGTGCGTCGGGTCTGTTGGAATGGGAGAGCATCAACGATGCGATGGAAGCTCTCTCTGTAATGAACCACTATCAAATGAAAAATCCAA ctGGACCGTACCCCTTCACTCTGAAACTCTGCTTCTCCACGGCCCAGAATGCTAACTAA